The following DNA comes from Haemorhous mexicanus isolate bHaeMex1 chromosome 19, bHaeMex1.pri, whole genome shotgun sequence.
AGTCTTGGTCCCTGTTCCCTGTCACTGcacctctcctgctctctgtcCTCATCCTGGTCTGCATCCCCATCAccatctccctcctcccagcccctaTCCCTGTCCTTATCCCAGGCCTTGTCCCGATCCTTGTCCCAGTCCCATCCCGATCCcggtccctgtccttgtcctgaTTCCTATCCCTGTCTTTGTCCCAGTCCCATCCCGATCCCGGTCCCTGTTCTTGTcctgatccctgtccctgtccttgtcccggtcccatcctgatcccagtccctgtccttgtcccgATCACTGTcccaatccctgtccctgtcattgtcccaatcccagtccctgtccttgtcctgaTCACTGTcccaatccctgtccctgtcgTTGTCCCAATTCCTGTCCCAGTACCCATCCCAATCCCGGTCCTTGTCCCCATCtcaatccctgtccctgtccttgtcccagtccctgtcccggtttccatccctgtccctgtccttgtcccgATCCCTGTCCcggtccccatccccatcccgatcgtggtccctgtccttgtccttgtcccggtcccggtcccgctCCGGGCTCTCGGGCTCCCCCTGCGGGCGGCGGGTAGCGCGGCGGGTCCTCCCGGCGGCAGGGGGCGCTGCGGGGCGCTgcggggcgcggggcgcgcAGCCATGGCGGCGGTGCGGGCGGCGCTGCTCGCCCCGCTGCTGGCGCTCGGCCGGGCCGCGACCCCCGCGCGGGTCGAGGTGGCCGTGTCGGagcccggggcggcggggccggacGGGGACGGGGCCGGCAGCGGGGCCGGCAGCGCGGGCGCGGTGCCCGGCGGCTCGTACATGCTGCGCGGGGCCGTGCTGGGAGCggggggcggccgggccgggccgggtcGGGGCGGCCTGCGGGGGGAGCGGGAGGAGATGGAGATCCGAGGCCGCCTGGTGCTGGTGAGCGCGGGGAAACGGCGAGCGGGGCTGAGGGTGCTGTTGGCACTGACGAGGGATTGGAGGGGAGAAGTGGGAACTCCAGGGCGCTGAGAGATACTGGGGAGGCAGGGGGCAGtaagggagggaggggagcagtggggaccggggggcactgggagacaCTGAGGGGGTTCTGGGTGTGAGGTTGGGGACGTGGGTGCTGGGTGGCGGTGATGAGGGGGAAGCGGTGGCAACTGGCAGACATTGAGAGACCAGGGGGCATTGGCAGGGCAGCGGccagtgggagggaggggggcaCTGTGGCCCAGTGGGTGCTGGGGCGAGTCCTTGGGCACCGGGAAAGGAATGAGGCAGGGGAGGAGTGGGAGCTGAAGGGCcctgggaggcactgggggatTGGTGGGGAGGCCAGCGACACTGCGGGactgagcagggcaggcaccCACGGCTCgggtgtggccagcagcagggaggaggtgcCGGCAGGAGCACAGAGGCAGTGCAGCCAGGCCGTTTTCCCTGTGTTACcccagctgctgtcactgtccccacacCGTGTCCGGCTCCCCAGGACTCCTGAGGCATGGGGGTGCTTTGGGGGTGCCCTGAACCTTGGGGTCCATCCTGGCTCTCCCTGTCCTTGCCACATCCCCAGGTGGGTGATGTGGAGCCAGAGCTGAGCGCTGCTGACAGCTGGATCGGGGTGGTGCCCGTGGGCACCGAGGAGCCGGCCGAGGGCCCCCGGAGTGCCAAGGAGGAGTCCTTCACCACCACCGTTGTCACCAAGGTGACCCTCTGTGTGACCCTGTCTCCTCTGCCTGGCCTTGTCCTCTGCCTGGCCTGAGGGCTGCCATGGTGTTTTCAGGTCACAAACCCGCAGGGGTGTCACCTGGGGTGTCTCCTGGCCAGATCTGGGGGGGTTCTGGTCTATGCTTAGTGGCCCGGCGGGGTCTCTGACAGCTTCTGACCCCTCTTGGGTCCCTTGTGACCCTTCACCATGGCAAAGACATGCTGGgtgcttcctgcagcaggacaggagcttgtcggggacacagccccactgtcccctgaTCGtatccccgctgtccctgcagaTGAAGCgagccctggtgctgggggcCTCTGCCCTGCTGATCCTGGCGCTGAACCAGAACGCCATCCGTGAGGTAGGGCAGTGCCGGTggcagggccgggcagggctcgtGCCCCGCTGACCGCTGTGcttccctccctctgcagctggacgTGTCCCAGCTGTTGGCCAAGCCTGTCATCGTCATCCAGTCCTCGGACAATGTcaccaggctgctgggagcGCTGCTGCGGTACGGCCTGGGCTGCGGGAGGGGCTGAagcctgcctgctccctgccttgTCACTGCCTTGTCTTTGTCCTTGTCCTTGCTTGTCCCCCGGCAGGCTGCGACAGCCAGGGTCCACCCTGGGGGTCTCTCACTCAGCCTGTCATGTTTGCTGGGGTGGTGTTGAGCCATGCCAAGGCCAGCTGGGGCTGAGATGTGTTTCTGGGGGGGATCTGGGTCagatccagcccttccccagagctggagccctTCCATGGGTCCCCATATGGTGGCTGGCAGGTGGTCTCAGCCAAGAGCTTTAGGACTCTCAGTAGAAATTATCCAGACCAGTTGGTTCTTGTCATGTCACCACCATCCTCAGAACCTCTGTGGGTGTTTGTTctcaccaccagcagcagtgagacCCTGTCTATCCTCCTGACATGTGGGACATTGTGATTGCTGCCATGGTGTCACacatggggaaactgaggcacagggttGGGAGGAAGAGTCCTGTGCAGGGTCACtgagggctgggcacagctggtgaGGAAGGGTCttgctgtcacctcccctgcATGTTCCTCTAGTCCCCCTTGGtcactgcccatccctgtggggagggggtgcTCCCTGGCACGGGGGAGCTGTGCCCGAATCCTGCTGTGTCCATGGAATTGACACTTTTCTCTTTGCTTACAGTGGGCTCCGGGCTACAGCAAAGATCACGtaccaggcagtgctgctggagaaccTGGTATGTTTGTCtgtcctcctcttcctcattcTGCCAGTGGGAGAGCAGGACATGACTGTGCCTGGCCAAACTTCTCGGATCCATgggaagcagctgcagggagcagggaagggaagggaaccCGTGGGAACAGGGCATCTGCCAGCAGCAGCGTTCCTCCTCCCGGGACAGGTGTGCTCCCGTTGCTGGACACTGCTGTGGCCATCAGCAATGCCGTGTCCTGCCTTGCAGGGAGTGACCCTCACGCTGTGGTCCACCTGTGGCCTGTCCCGAGGGGGCCTCTACGGGGAGTGGCAGGGGGTCATCTGCCCCGGGGAGAGCAGCTCGCAGGTCCAGGTACGGCACCGGGGTTTCAGCAGGGCCgggaacagggctgggagcagagctgggaatggggctgggagtgaggctgggagtggggctgggaatggggctgggaatggggctgggagtgaggctgggagtggggctgggagtggggctgggagcagagctgggaatggggctgggagtgaggctgggagtggggctgggaatggggctgggaatggggctgggagtgaGGCTGGGAGTGAGGCTGGGAgcggagctgggaatggggctgggagtggggctgggagtggggccGGGAGTGAGGCTGGGAGTGGAGCCGGgagtggagctgggagcagggctgggaatggggctgggagtggggctgggaatggggctgggagtggggccgggagtggggctgggagtggaGCCGGGAGTAGAGCTGGGAGTAGAgctgggagcggggctgggaatggggctgggagtggggctgggagtggggctgggaatggggctgggagtggggctgggagtgagGCTGGGAGCGGGGTTGGCAGTGAGGCCGGGAGTgaggctgggagtggggctgggaatggggctgggagcgAGGCTGGGTCTCCGGCTCCTGTGCCCATGGCACTGTCCCCACAGAAgtacctgcagcagctgtggaacACCATCCTGCTGATcgccctgctgctctgcaccgGCGTCATGGTGCAGGCCCAGCGCCAGTCGCGGCAGGAGCTGTCTGAGCGGGATGCTGaggtgggaatgtgggaatgtgggaatgtcTGTGCTGTGCGCCGTGCCGGGGCTTTGGGTGGGCTCTGAGCCTcggctctgcccctgcagctggaCCTGAAGCAGCACATCCGGCGGCGCCTGCTGGCACTGAAAACCCGGCGGTACCACCCTGGGAAGCTGCCCCGGAGCCGGGCCTGTGAGATCgacagctgtgctgtgtgcctGGACCAGTTCCACAAGAGCCAGGTGGGACTGGAGCCCACCCTGGGCCAAGCCTCCGGTCGCTGGCCGGggccagggtgtccctgccaggggctgggctgtgtccctgccaccCGGCTGTGCTCACACGTGCCCTCACttccctgctggcagtggctgcgggtgctgccctgctcccacgAGTTCCACCGGGACTGTGTGgatccctggctcctgctgcagcagaccTGCCCTCTCTGCAAGCGCAACATCCTGGGTGAGAACCACCCTGGCACCCAGCTGAGCCCCCGCTgaccctggggcacagcctggggaggacctggagcctgccaggctccctgtgccaaggaTGCCTGTCCTCCCTTGCAGGGAACTGCTGCACGGACAGCTAGCTGGCCTGAGGACACACTCCAGGGACAGACCCatggctgctccagggacagggagggggcagggggtgcCCAGTGAGAGGCGCTTGCTGCCACAGCAGGGTTGGTGTGGCTGTGCCCATCACAGTGCCCACACTTTGGAGACGGAAGGACCTGGGGCTCTCCTGCTGGGTGTGAGTAGAGGGGTGGGGGGTCCAGATGGACAGTGTTGGGGAGGGAAGATTTGGGGCACCTATGGGTGTAatggggtgggggctggggcagggagagccctggtcctgctgtgcTCTTACCCTGCTCACAGCAATTTTTCTAAGTCTTGtggttttttgtctgtttgctgGTGGCCGTGGCAGGGtaggcagagcctggctgcagtgccagcctcTCTGGGAGGTGGgtgacagccctgccagggctggggctggcagggctgtgggtaACTCACGGCCTCACCGTGGGAGGGCAGGGGTTGGATGctttatttataataaattattaGAAAGGATGGCACAAGtcagctgcagagccagcacagggctTGGCTCACCAGCACGGTCACTGGGGACACACCATGGGCCCTGCCTGAGTCCTGCCCCATGGGCTGCAATGTGGCACGTGTCCATCCCAATTAAACATGGAGCAAGGGCTGGCTGTGTGGTTTGTGTGGGGCTTGCACGGGGCTCATAGTGCTGGGGAGGCAGCTCAGAGGTCAGggccagcctgtgccagtggcTCGGTggttcccagcccctcagtgctCATGGAGGGAGGAATGACTttcccaggctgtggctgtgctggtgggctGAGGGTGGTTCGGACTCCTCTCATCCCaggccagctctgctttcctcttccAAGTGTGACCACATCCCAGTCCCCTCTTGGGAATGGTTCCTGGCAGGAGCTACCACACACTGTGCCCTGGCATCAGCCCCAGGGCTCTTGTGGGGACTCCAGCAGCAGCGTAGCCATGGGTGACtgatcccagtgcccaggaacgtccctggagcagctccccaaggaaccaggcagagcccaggtttCCCTTCCTGACGCACAAAGAACTGGTAACGAGgtcccctgggcagggcaggtggctGCTGGTGGAACAATTTCTCTGTCAGGGAGTTCAGACTGATCCTGTTTATTTGCGGTGAGCCCCGGTGTGGAGTGAGGGGAGGCCAAACCCCAGGCGTCGCACTGGGAGCGTGAGGCAGGGTTTGGCCTGAGGTGAGGGCTCTGCCCGGAGTTTCTTggagtgctggctgctgggagctctgtgccAGGCCTTGTCAATGCATCCTGGcatccctgggctgtccccgcTGCTCCCGCTGCTGAGCCGcctgcagggtgggagcagttaaaggggaggaagagcagggaaccCGCCCCCAGCCCATTCCTCTGGGTTCCTACTCACCCAGTGTCCTGCCTGCTGGCCTCCCTGTGGAGCTGGGACCCCAGCTGGGCCTGTGGGACAagctggggaaaggaagaggaggtgAAATTTCCCCCCACCAGCTTCAGCTCCAGTCACATCCCTTGGCCACCACAACTGGTGTCACGATGGCCACAGTGATGGAAAGGAGCTGGAaccagccctgagcacctcaggcAACATCAGTTAAACCAGAGCAACCTCCTAACAGCATGAGGAGCTTGGGCTTGGCCTTCCCAGGGTCCCCAAAGGATGTCTGGGGGCCacggggtgattttggggtacACAGCACCCACCCAGCTCACCTTGAGCACAccttgctcagctgctgccttcacCTTGGCGAGCAGAGCCTCGAGCTGTGTGTTCTCcctctccagcacctcaatcCGGATCTTGTTGGCCTGGAGCTGACTCTTCATGTCCTCTGCAAAGTTTCCACTGCCTGCAAACAAAATCCaacagagcccagcctgctgctgcctgtctgCTCAGAGGTGTGGGcagccctcctgcctgccctgggccgggagcagcagcacagcctgtgagGTGGCAGCTGGGACCCCAAGGCCTGTGGGCAAAGGAAGCCCTGCCATGTCCTGGCCCTGACATGGGATGCACAGCACCCGTGCAGGGAAGCACGTTGAGATGGTCACAGCTTCACACGGGGTCTGTGCCCTTCCTGGGTATCAGTGGGAGTGtctggggccagcaggagcccctgggagctctggagacCCCAAGCACAAACCCACTGTGCTCCATCTGCTCCCTTACTCTCAAACTGTGTCTCAGTGGGCATGTGGAGATCGGGGAAGAACACCAGGAGCCTTTCCcgctccctcagctcctgtgcctgttcctgcagctgggatgtgttcgcctgcagctccaggatggattGCTCCAGTgccagcttctcctgctgcagcatgtccagcagctcctgcatggCACAGTGGGGAGGAGATGAAGTTTGCAAGAGTGAGGACTCAGCCCCTCATGGAAGGCTCCCACCCTTCCCTGATGATAAGGATTTCCTATGACAGTTGGAAATGGACAATGTGCAGGGCTTTAGCTGTGAGatccctgtgtgtgctggaagcAGGAGCACCAACCACAAAGTGtggagtgtgtccaggtgtCCATGAACAGAACACTGGAGATGTGGAAGCACCTCAAGAtgttccttcctgctgctctcctctgccctgaCTCAGCCAGAGACTTGTCTGGCACAGGGTGGAGGGAGAGGTCTCTTCCCCAGGGAATCCCATGAGGATGTGGCCATGTGGCAATGTCACCCTAGATCCCAGAGTATCCCTCCTGTGAAAACTCTGGTTGGGttgtgag
Coding sequences within:
- the RNF215 gene encoding RING finger protein 215 isoform X2, whose translation is MAAVRAALLAPLLALGRAATPARVEVAVSEPGAAGPDGDGAGSGAGSAGAVPGGSYMLRGAVLGAGGGRAGPGRGGLRGEREEMEIRGRLVLVGDVEPELSAADSWIGVVPVGTEEPAEGPRSAKEESFTTTVVTKLDVSQLLAKPVIVIQSSDNVTRLLGALLRGLRATAKITYQAVLLENLGVTLTLWSTCGLSRGGLYGEWQGVICPGESSSQVQKYLQQLWNTILLIALLLCTGVMVQAQRQSRQELSERDAELDLKQHIRRRLLALKTRRYHPGKLPRSRACEIDSCAVCLDQFHKSQWLRVLPCSHEFHRDCVDPWLLLQQTCPLCKRNILGNCCTDS
- the RNF215 gene encoding RING finger protein 215 isoform X1 translates to MAAVRAALLAPLLALGRAATPARVEVAVSEPGAAGPDGDGAGSGAGSAGAVPGGSYMLRGAVLGAGGGRAGPGRGGLRGEREEMEIRGRLVLVGDVEPELSAADSWIGVVPVGTEEPAEGPRSAKEESFTTTVVTKMKRALVLGASALLILALNQNAIRELDVSQLLAKPVIVIQSSDNVTRLLGALLRGLRATAKITYQAVLLENLGVTLTLWSTCGLSRGGLYGEWQGVICPGESSSQVQKYLQQLWNTILLIALLLCTGVMVQAQRQSRQELSERDAELDLKQHIRRRLLALKTRRYHPGKLPRSRACEIDSCAVCLDQFHKSQWLRVLPCSHEFHRDCVDPWLLLQQTCPLCKRNILGNCCTDS